The proteins below are encoded in one region of Callospermophilus lateralis isolate mCalLat2 chromosome 9, mCalLat2.hap1, whole genome shotgun sequence:
- the Ubxn4 gene encoding UBX domain-containing protein 4 gives MLWFQGAIPAAIASAKRSGAVFVVFVAGDDEQSTEMAASWEDEKVTEASSNSFVAIKIDTKSEACLQFSQIYPVVCVPSSFFIGDSGIPLEVIAGSVSADELVTRIHKVRQMHSLKGETSVANGSQSESSMCTPSASFEPNDTSENSQSRNTELCETPPTSPDTKSDVATGGENSDRTTPSQEPSGCSNPRPAEDLTVRVERLTKKLEERREEKRKEEEQREIKKEIERRKTGKEMLDYKRKQEEELTKRMLEERNREKAEDRAARERIKQQIALDRAERAARFAKTKEEVEAAKTAALLAKQAEMEVKRESYARERSTVARIQFRLPDGSSFTNQFPSDAPLEEARQFAAQTVGNTYGNFSLATMFPRREFTKEDYKKKLLDLELAPSASVVLLPAGRPSTSIVHSSSGDIWTLLGTVLYPFLAIWRLISNFLFSNPPPAQTSVRASSPEPSNPASSSKSEKREPVRKRVLEKRGEDFKKEGKIYRLRTQDDGEDENNTWNGNSTQQM, from the exons GCGATGATGAGCAGTCTACAGAGATGGCTGCAAGTTGGGAAGATGAGAAAGTGACAGAAGCATCTTCAAACAGTTTTGTTGCTATTAAAATCGATACCAAAAG TGAAGCCTGCctacaattttcacaaattt ATCCTGTAGTATGTGTTCCATCCAGTTTCTTTATTGGAGACAGTGGAATCCCTTTGGAAGTAATAGCTGGAAGTGTTTCTGCAGACGAACTCGTTACAAGAATTCACAAAGTCCGACAG ATGCACTCATTAAAAGGTGAAACATCAGTGGCAAATGGCAGCCAGTCAGAAAGTTCAATGTGTACTCCATCCGCCTCATTTGAACCTAATGACACATCTGAAAACTCCCAGTCTAGAAATACAGAGCTTTGTGAGACACCACCTACTTCTCCTGATACAAAGTCAGATGTTGCAACAG gaGGAGAAAATTCAGACCGTACTACTCCCTCTCAGGAGCCTAGTGGATGTTCAAATCCAAGACCTGCAGAGGACCTCACCGTCAGAGTGGAAAG ACTAACCAAAAAACTTgaagagaggagagaagagaagaggaaaGAGGAAGAACAG AGAGAGATTAAGAAGGAAATCGAGAggagaaaaactggaaaagaaatgttggattataaaagaaaacaagaggaagaattaacaaaaagaatgttagaagaaagaaacagagagaaggCAGAAGATAGGGCCGCTCGAGAGCGAATAAAACAGCAAATTGCATTG GACCGTGCAGAGAGAGCTGCTCGTTTTGCAAAGACAAAAGAAGAAGTAGAGGCTGCCAAAACTGCTGCCTTGTTGGCCAAACAGGCAGAAATGGAAGTCAAGAGGGAATCCTATGCACGAGAAAGAAG taCTGTTGCAAGAATTCAGTTCCGTCTGCCTGATGGTTCTTCCTTTACAAATCAGTTTCCTTCTGATGCTCCTCTTGAAGAAGCAAGGCAATTTGCTGCACAG ACTGTTGGCAACACTTATGGTAATTTTTCACTAGCAACCATGTTTCCCAGGAGGGAATTTACCAAAGAagattataaaaagaaattattggATTTGGAACTTGCGCCAAGTGCTTCAGTGGTACTATTGCCA GCAGGAAGACCATCTACATCCATTGTACATTCTTCCAGTGGAGACATTTGGACATTGTTGGGGACAGTACTTTACCCATTCCTTGCCATCTGGAGATTGATTAGCAATTTCTTATTTAGTAATCCTCCTCCTGCACAGACTTCAGTGAGAGCTTCATCGCCAGAACCTTCAAACCCTGCATCATCTAGCAAATCAGAAAAAAG GGAACCAGTCAGAAAAAGAGTGCTGGAAAAACGAGGGGAAGACTTCAAAAAGGAGGGGAAGATATATAGATTGAGGACTCAAGATGATGGTGAAGATGAAAACAACACTTGGAATGGAAATTCTACTCAGCAGATGTAG